CCATCTGCGGGATGGTCACGTTCAGCGAACGGGCGGCAATGGCCAGGCCGTTGACGTTACCCAGCTTGCCCTGATCGGTACCGAAGCCCAGCGCGGTGTAGCGCTTGACGTGCTCCACCGACTCAAAACCTTCGCGGGTCGCCAGTTCGATGGCGGCGGCGGTGACGTCGTTCTGCAGGTCGACAAATTGCTTCGGCGCCCGTGCGGTGGCTTTCTCGTGAGGCACCTGGAACAGCGCCAGGGTCGGCTCTTCCAGACGGCTCAGGGCTTTAGGCAACACGCCTTCAACCGGGGCGAAACCGGCTTCGCTGGCCGCGCGCACGCCGCCCTCGAAGCCATCGGCCAGGGAATCACCCAGGCCATAGACGCCGTTGATGCCGCCCACGCACACGCGTTTCTGCGGCGCTTCGCCCGGCACGAAACCGAGGATGTCTTCACGCCAGGTCGGCTTGCCGCCCAGGTGCGAGGCCAAGTGCACCACCGGGCTGTAGCCGCCGGAGCTGGCGACCAGGTCGCAATCGAGCCACTCGCCGGGACTGGTGACTTTGTGCGCTTTCACGTCGATGGCCGCAACCCGTGCAGCGGTCACGTGCTTGCTGCCACGGGCCTCGATCACGGCGCTGCCGGTGAGGATGCGAATGCCTTTGGCGCGGGCTTCTTCCACCAGCGCGCCGCGTGGGTTGTGGCGCGCATCGGCCACGGCGATCACTTGCAGGCCGGCGTCGAACCAGTCCAGGGCCACGCGGTAGGCGTGGTCGTTGTTGGTCGACAGCACCAGCTTTTTACCCGGTGCCACGCCGTAGCGGCGCACGTAAGTGGATACCGCACCGGCGAGCATGTTGCCCGGCACGTCGTTGTTGCCGTACACCAGCGGACGCTCGCACGCGCCGGTGGCCAGCACCACGCGCTTGGCGCGCACACGGTGGATACGCTGACGCACCACGCCGATGGGCGCACGGTCGCCGAGGTGATCGGTGAGGCGCTCGTGAATGGTCAGGAAGTTGTGGTCGTGGTAACCGTTGACGGTAGCGCGGGGCAGCAGCACCACGTCCGGCAGGGCTTTCAACTCGGCAATCACGCTGGCGACCCATTCGGTGGCCGGCTTGCCGTCGAGGCTTTCGCGCGAATCGAGCAGCGAACCGCCGAATTCTTCCTGCTCATCGGCGATGATCACACGGGCGCCGCTGCGGGCAGCCGCCAGTGCAGCGGCGAGGCCAGCCGGGCCTGCGCCGACCACCAGCACATCGCAGTGACGGTTGAAGTTGTCGTAGGTGTCCGGGTCGTTCTCGGTGGGTGAACGGCCAAGGCCAGCCGCCTTGCGGATGTACTTCTCGTAGGTCATCCAGAACGACTGCGGGTACATGAAGGTTTTGTAGTAGAAACCCGGCGGCATCAGCTTGCCGCCGACCTTGCCGAGAATGCCCATCATGTCATTGTTCACGCTCGGCCAGCCGTTGGTGCTGGTGGCGACCAAACCCTGGTACAGCGCTTGTTGCGTGGCGCGCACGTTGGGGATCTGGGTGGCTTCGGTGGCGCCGATCTGCAGCACTGCGTTGGGTTCTTCAGCACCGGCGGCAAAGATGCCGCGAGGGCGCGAATACTTGAAGCTGCGGCCGATGATGTCGACGCCGTTGGCCAGCAACGCGGCGGCCAGGGTGTCGCCTTCAAAACCTTTGTAGCTCTGGCCGTTGAAGCTGAAGGTCAGCACTTTGTTACGGTCGATGCGGCCACCGTTGGACAGGCGATTGATCTGGCTCATACCTTCTCTCCAGAGGCCTTGGCGGTGAACTGAGGCTTCTCACCGATCTTGTAGGTTTCAAGAATTTCGTAGGTGACGGTGTCGCGGGTGGCGTTGAAATACTGGCGGCAACCGGCGGCGTGAATCCACAGTTCGTGGTGCAGGCCACGGGGGTTGTCGCGAAAGAACATGTAGTCGCCCCACTCTTCATCGGTGCAGGCATTCGGGTCCAGCGGGCGCGGAATGTGCGCTTGGCCGGAGGCGTGGAATTCCTCTTCGGAGCGCAGTTCGCCACAGTGAGGACAGAAGATATGCAACATAGGGAATTTCTCCTGTTAGTGGGCGACGGCCGCAGCGCCGTGTTCGTCGATCAGCGCACCGTTGTGGAAACGGTCGATGGAAAAAGGCGCGGCCAGCGGGTGCATTTCACCCTTGGCCAGGCTCGCGGCGAACACGTTGCCTGAGCCCGGTGTGGCCTTGAAGCCACCGGTGCCCCAACCGCAGTTGAAGAACATGTTCGGCACCGGGGTCTTGGAGATGATCGGGCAGGCGTCGGGGGTGGTGTCGACGATGCCGCCCCACTGGCGGTTCATGCGCACGCGGGACAACACCGGGAACATCTCGACGATGGCCTGGATGGTGTGCTCGATCACCGGGTACGAGCCGCGCTGGCCGTAGCCGTTGTAGCCGTCGATACCGGCGCCGATCACCAGGTCGCCCTTGTCGGATTGGCTGATGTAGCCGTGCACGGCGTTGGACATGATCACGCTGTCGATAATCGGCTTGATCGGCTCCGACACCAACGCTTGCAGCGGGTGGGATTCGATCGGCAGGCGAAAGCCCGCCAGCGAAGCCATGTGCCCGGAGTTACCGGCCGTCACCACGCCGACGCGCTTGGCGCCGATAAAGCCCTTGTTGGTTTCCACGCCGATGCACACGCCGTTTTCCTTGCGAAAGCCGATCACCTCGGTCTGCTGGATCAAGTCCACGCCGAGCGCATCAGCCGCGCGGGCAAAGCCCCAGGCCACGGCATCGTGACGGGCCACGCCGCCGCGACGTTGCACGGTGGCGCCGAGTACCGGATAGCGGGTGTTTTTCGAGCAGTCCAGGTAGGGAATTTCGTCGGCCACCTGCTTGGCGTTGAGCAACTCGCCATCCACGCCGTTAAGGCGGTTGGCGCTGACGCGGCGCTCGGAGTCGCGGATGTCCTGCAGGGTGTGGCACAGGTTGTACACGCCGCGCTGGGAGAACATCACGTTGTAGTTCAGGTCCTGGGACAGGCCTTCCCAGAGTTTCATCGCGTGTTCGTACAGGTGCGCCGATTCGTCCCACAGGTAGTTGGAACGCACGATGGTGGTGTTGCGCGCCGTGTTACCGCCGCCCAACCAGCCTTTCTCGACCACGGCCACGTTGGTGATGCCGTGCTCCTTGGCCAGGTAGTAGGCGGTCGCCAGACCATGCCCGCCGCCGCCGACGATCACCACGTCGTAGACCTTTTTCGGGGTCGGGGTGCGCCACATCTTCTGCCAGTTTTCGTGATGGCTGAGGGAGTGCTTGAAGAGGCCGAAGCCTGAGTAGCGTTGCATAGTCATTACTCCAAAACCGCGCTCAGCGATAAACCGGGAAATCAGCGCACAGGGCAGACACGTGCTTGGCCACGTTGGCCTCGACATCGGCGTCGCCGAGGTTGTCGAGGATGTCGCAGATCCAGCCGGCCAGCTCGATGCATTGCGGCACTTTGAAGCCACGCGTGGTCACCGCCGGGGTGCCGATGCGCAGGCCCGAGGTCACGAACGGCGACTGCGGGTCATTGGGTACAGCGTTCTTGTTGACGGTGATGTGGGCGCGCCCCAGGGCGGCGTCCGCCTCTTTGCCGGTCAGGCCCTGACGGATCAGGCTGACCAGGAACAGGTGGTTGTCGGTGCCACCGGAGACCACATCGTAGCCACGCTTGATGAACACCTCGGCCATGGCCTGGGCGTTGTCGATCACCTGCTGCTGATAAACCTTGAAGCCCGGCTCCAGCGCTTCCTTGAAGCACAC
This region of Pseudomonas sp. MUP55 genomic DNA includes:
- a CDS encoding sarcosine oxidase subunit alpha; translated protein: MSQINRLSNGGRIDRNKVLTFSFNGQSYKGFEGDTLAAALLANGVDIIGRSFKYSRPRGIFAAGAEEPNAVLQIGATEATQIPNVRATQQALYQGLVATSTNGWPSVNNDMMGILGKVGGKLMPPGFYYKTFMYPQSFWMTYEKYIRKAAGLGRSPTENDPDTYDNFNRHCDVLVVGAGPAGLAAALAAARSGARVIIADEQEEFGGSLLDSRESLDGKPATEWVASVIAELKALPDVVLLPRATVNGYHDHNFLTIHERLTDHLGDRAPIGVVRQRIHRVRAKRVVLATGACERPLVYGNNDVPGNMLAGAVSTYVRRYGVAPGKKLVLSTNNDHAYRVALDWFDAGLQVIAVADARHNPRGALVEEARAKGIRILTGSAVIEARGSKHVTAARVAAIDVKAHKVTSPGEWLDCDLVASSGGYSPVVHLASHLGGKPTWREDILGFVPGEAPQKRVCVGGINGVYGLGDSLADGFEGGVRAASEAGFAPVEGVLPKALSRLEEPTLALFQVPHEKATARAPKQFVDLQNDVTAAAIELATREGFESVEHVKRYTALGFGTDQGKLGNVNGLAIAARSLNVTIPQMGTTMFRPNYTPVTFGAVAGRHCGHIFEPVRYTALQAWHVKNGAEFEDVGQWKRPWYFPRNGEDLHAAVKRECLAVRDSVGLLDASTLGKIDIQGPDAREFLNRIYSNAWTKLDVGKARYGLMCKEDGMVFDDGVTACLADNHFLMTTTTGGAARVLQWLEIYQQTEWPDLKVYFTSVTDHWATMTLSGPNSRKLLSEVTDIDLDKDGFPFMTWKEGLVGGVPARVFRISFTGELSYEVNVQADYAMGVLEKIVEAGKQYNLTPYGTETMHVLRAEKGFIIVGQDTDGSMTPDDVNMGWCVGRTKPFSWIGWRGMNREDCVREERKQLVGLKPIDPTVWLPEGAQLVFDPKQTIPMKMVGHVTSSYAHNSLGYSFAMGVVKGGLKRIGERVFSPQADGSVIEAEIVSSVFFDPKGERQNI
- a CDS encoding sarcosine oxidase subunit delta; protein product: MLHIFCPHCGELRSEEEFHASGQAHIPRPLDPNACTDEEWGDYMFFRDNPRGLHHELWIHAAGCRQYFNATRDTVTYEILETYKIGEKPQFTAKASGEKV
- a CDS encoding sarcosine oxidase subunit beta, which codes for MQRYSGFGLFKHSLSHHENWQKMWRTPTPKKVYDVVIVGGGGHGLATAYYLAKEHGITNVAVVEKGWLGGGNTARNTTIVRSNYLWDESAHLYEHAMKLWEGLSQDLNYNVMFSQRGVYNLCHTLQDIRDSERRVSANRLNGVDGELLNAKQVADEIPYLDCSKNTRYPVLGATVQRRGGVARHDAVAWGFARAADALGVDLIQQTEVIGFRKENGVCIGVETNKGFIGAKRVGVVTAGNSGHMASLAGFRLPIESHPLQALVSEPIKPIIDSVIMSNAVHGYISQSDKGDLVIGAGIDGYNGYGQRGSYPVIEHTIQAIVEMFPVLSRVRMNRQWGGIVDTTPDACPIISKTPVPNMFFNCGWGTGGFKATPGSGNVFAASLAKGEMHPLAAPFSIDRFHNGALIDEHGAAAVAH